Genomic window (Granulicella arctica):
TTCAATCGCATCAGTAGCATCCCTCGGCTCCCACTGGAGCAGCGCACCCTCTGCGGTCGTGCGCACACGGATGTGTGTGACCGTCGGCGGTGCAGACCCTGCAGCGGCGAAGGCGGGGGCTGACAGCCCCGCAGAGCGCTCCTGATCGTTGACGAGCGTGACCTGGTACTGAATCAACCGCTGCGGGTCAGCGACGAGATCAGGCGAAAGCAGATCTGTCGTCTCGGAAGAACCGGGGCGCACTGCCAGGCGACGGGTCAGCGAGCAGTGTGCTGTCGGAGCGATGGTGCGGCAGATCTCCGCTATGGTCGCTCCCTTGATGGTCAGTTCGTCTGTGGTCTTTGCAGGCGTTGTCCAGTGAAGCTTTACCTCATCGCCTACTCTTTCGGCATTCAAGTCAGTGACGATCTTTGGCAGATGCAGCGAGGGAGGCCGCGGCGGACCCGGATTTGCGCATCCTAATAGCAGGACTGAACCCAGGAACAAGAGGCGTTTAGCCGGATTTGAGCATAGGTTAGCCGGCAGAGTCATCCATCACAGGCTAGCATCCCGACCCGAAGACTTGCCCTATGTCGACTGCTGCAGGTGGAATCTAAAGTCCGCGATCGACCGTACATCTTTTGACCGGATTTAAACATCTGTTTGCGAGACGAATACTATTTCCGATGCCGACAAAAACCATGATAAAGCCCAGCGAAATGTCTACTTCCATCGAAGTTACGCCCATGCCTCCAACCCTTCCCAACGAAGGCTTACTTCAGGTCGATGGAGAGGCCGCCGAGGCTTTTATCGCGGAAAAGCGTATCGGGGAACGCATTAAGTACTTGCGCCTCAAGAAATCAATGGGTCTGGTTGAATTAGGAAGGCATACCGGACTCTCGGCAAGCTTTTTGTCTCAGTTGGAGACAGGCCGCGTTGTTCCGACGCTGCGGAATCTGGCACGTATTGCCATGGTGTTCTCGAAGGATTTAAGTTACTTCTTCGATCCTGAACCGCAAACGCTCTTTCGAGTGCATCGGACGAAGGATCGCCTGCGTCTCCCGCAGACTGGTGTCGACGATCCCACGTACTTCTTCGAAAGCCTTGGTTATCTGGTTCCCGATCGCCAACTCGATCCTTACTTTGCAGAATTCCTGCCGGGCAAGGCCGGTCGCGGATCGCGCGCCCATCAGCATGTCGGCTGCGAGTTTCTCTATGTACTCAGTGGTGCGCTCGACATCCAGCATGGTGATGGTCGCTATCACCTGGAGGCAGGCGACGCGGTTTATTTTGACGCCAATACGATCCATAGCTACGCCTGCGCAGGCGATGTATCGGCTACGGTGGTGATTGTGACCCTGCAGCAGCCAGTTGCCATACAGGCGGCGAGCCGTGGCCACGGCCCGAGACTTGCGAACGGCGGCAGTAAGGTGCGCAACATCAATGCTGCAGAGATGCGTTCCCCAGTGGATAGTACGACGAGTGGCAAGAAGGCGACTGTCTCGCACTGATGGGGCACGTCGAAGTTCTGTAGACCGAACTTGTTGCATGGGCTATCGTGTTGGGATGCCTTTGAAGACCCTGATCGCCTCCTGCTTTGTAGTACTTAGCGCCTCTAACCTGTCAGCGCAGGGTCCCCTGGCCGCCAACCCCCCTATGGGCTGGAATAGCTGGGACTCATATGGCTTGACGATCACCGAGGCGCAGTTCGGTGTGAACGTCGACGTCCTCAGCAGCCGTCTGAAGCCATTCGGCTGGAAGTATGTCGTGATCGACGAGGGCTGGTACCTGAAGAATCCTTCAGCGCAGAAGCCTGAGGAATTTCAGTACACCTTGAACGAGCGCGGACAGTACTCGCCCGCGCTTAATCGCTTTCCTTCAGCCGACAAGGGAGCAGGGCTAAAGCTTGTAGGTGACTCGGTCCATGCGAAGGGGCTACTGTTCGGAATTCACATCATTCGTGGCATTCCGAAAGAGACGGTCCATTCGAATAGCGTGATGATTGCCGGCGGCTTCCATCCGGCTGATGCGGCGGATACGACCGATACCTGTTCTTGGAATTCCGACAACTTTGGCGTGCGAGATAACGCTGCTGGACAGGCCTGGTATGACGGCCTGATTCGCCAGTATGCCTCGTGGGGCGTCGACTATCTGAAGGTCGATTGCATCGCCTCGCACCCGTACAAAGCCGACGAGATTCGCATGATCCATCGGGCGATTGTGAAATCCGGAAGACCGATCGTGCTCAGCCTTTCCCCCGGTCCGACGGCGCTTGAGAATGCTGCTGAGGTTGGCCAGAATGCTCAGCTCTGGCGTATCTCCGACGACGTCTGGGACTATTGGGATCGGCCAGCGGGCAAGGAGTTTCCGAAGCCGCTCAAGCGGCAATTTGCCACAATCGCCAGTTGGGCAAAGTATACGAAGCCGGGTAACTGGCCGGATGCAGACATGCTTCCACTCGGCGAACTGCGCCCTGTTCCGGGCTACGAAGCGCCTAGAACTTCGAGGCTGACGCATGTCGAGCAGCAGACGATGCTGACGCTCTGGTCGATCTCGCGGTCTCCACTCTTCATGGGTGGCAATCTAACGATGCTCGATGAAGCTACGGCAGCGCTGTTGACTAATGCGGAGGTACTTGCGGTCGATCAGCATGGGCACGATCAGCGAGTCGCCATGCAGGATGGCGACCTGATCGCGTGGACCTCGAAGGGGGTTGGCGATCGGCAGTACCTTGCACTCTTCAACCTTGGCGACAGCGCTGCGACGGTGAACACTTCTTTCGATCGCTATGGACTTGCGGGTACGAGCTACAAGCTGCGCGACCTGTGGGCAAAGAAGGATCTTGGTCAGGCGAAGGGGATTGCGCAGAGTCTGCCTGCGCATGGCTCGATGCTGCTGGAGCTGCGACCTTGATGCTGGTTGCTTCGCAGCGGGTTTCGCCTTAGCATCGCCTGAGTGGAGAATCCCAAACCCAAGGCGAAGGTTGACCTCAATCGTAAAGCTTCTGCCGATGCGGAGCGGCTGGTCTCGGCTGGGCGAGCGGATGACGACGACGCCTTTGAGCTGAAGCTGCGGCCGCACCGGCTCGCCGAGTTTATCGGTCAGACGAAGGCTAAGGAGCAGCTTGCCATCGCGCTCGAGGCTGCTAAGTCTCGCGGCGAGGCGCTCGATCATGTGCTGCTCTTCGGCCCTCCCGGGCTTGGAAAGACGACGCTGGCCACGATTATTGCCAATGAGCTTGAGGTCGGCTACCAGCAGACCTCGGGACCGGCGCTGCAGATTCAGGGCGACCTTACGGCGATTCTGACGAATCTGCGTGAGCGGCAGGTGCTCTTTCTGGACGAGATCCATCGGTTGCAGCCTGTGCTTGAGGAGAAGCTTTACACGGCCCTTGAGGACTACAAGCTCGACATCATCATCGGCCAGGGTCCGGCCGCGCGGACGCATGTGATGGAGATCAAGCCATTTACCTTTGTGGCGGCGACGACGCGGCCTGGCCTGCTCTCTTCGCCGCTGCGGTCGCGGTTCGGCATCCTGCTGCGGCTGGAGTTCTATACGGATGATGAGCTGCGCTTTGTGGTGACTCGCTCGGCCGAGGTGCTTGGCGTGCCGATTGATCAGGATGGCGCTGCAGAGATCGCGATGCGGTCGCGCGGGACGCCGCGTATCGCCAATCGGTTGCTGCGGCGTGTGCGCGACTATGCCCAGGTGCGCGCGCACGGAAGCATCGATCGGCCTACGGCGCAGGCTGCGCTGGCTATGCTGGAGGTCGATGCGCATGGCTTTGACGAGCTGGATCGGCGGCTTTTGCGGACGATCATTGAGAAGTACGACGGCGGCCCGGTCGGGCTGAACACGCTGGCGGCAGCGCTGGCTGAGGAGCAGGATGCGCTCGAAGAGGTCTACGAGCCGTTTCTGATCCAGATCGGGTTTTTGGACCGGACGCCGCGGGGGCGTGTGGCGACGCGGCTTGCGTATGAGCATCTTGGGATCGAGATGCCGCGAAAGCTTAGTCTGTTCTAGGAATTTATTTTTCCAAGAAGTCCTAAAGTCTTCATTCGAGATAGTTTAAGTCTGGACTTTGTTTTGGACTCATGAGGTCTGGGGCCGCTTAGGCACCCTGTTGGAGAGGTGCTTTTGTCAAGTTGCGTGGTTTGAAAAGGACGCAGCGATGATGTGCGGGACCAGGACGAAAAAATAACGCAGATTTCCCCCGGAAATGATAATTAGAGAGGCAAGACTGGTGTATGCCATCCCGGGATTTATATTTCTTTCAAAGTCCTAAAATCTTCATTCAAAATAGTTTAAGTCTGGACTTAGTTTTGGACTCATGAGGTCTGGGGGCGCTTAGGCACCTTGTTGGAGAGGTGCGTTTGTCAAACTGCACGGTTTAAATAGGACGCAATGA
Coding sequences:
- a CDS encoding helix-turn-helix domain-containing protein; amino-acid sequence: MPPTLPNEGLLQVDGEAAEAFIAEKRIGERIKYLRLKKSMGLVELGRHTGLSASFLSQLETGRVVPTLRNLARIAMVFSKDLSYFFDPEPQTLFRVHRTKDRLRLPQTGVDDPTYFFESLGYLVPDRQLDPYFAEFLPGKAGRGSRAHQHVGCEFLYVLSGALDIQHGDGRYHLEAGDAVYFDANTIHSYACAGDVSATVVIVTLQQPVAIQAASRGHGPRLANGGSKVRNINAAEMRSPVDSTTSGKKATVSH
- a CDS encoding glycoside hydrolase family 27 protein; amino-acid sequence: MPLKTLIASCFVVLSASNLSAQGPLAANPPMGWNSWDSYGLTITEAQFGVNVDVLSSRLKPFGWKYVVIDEGWYLKNPSAQKPEEFQYTLNERGQYSPALNRFPSADKGAGLKLVGDSVHAKGLLFGIHIIRGIPKETVHSNSVMIAGGFHPADAADTTDTCSWNSDNFGVRDNAAGQAWYDGLIRQYASWGVDYLKVDCIASHPYKADEIRMIHRAIVKSGRPIVLSLSPGPTALENAAEVGQNAQLWRISDDVWDYWDRPAGKEFPKPLKRQFATIASWAKYTKPGNWPDADMLPLGELRPVPGYEAPRTSRLTHVEQQTMLTLWSISRSPLFMGGNLTMLDEATAALLTNAEVLAVDQHGHDQRVAMQDGDLIAWTSKGVGDRQYLALFNLGDSAATVNTSFDRYGLAGTSYKLRDLWAKKDLGQAKGIAQSLPAHGSMLLELRP
- the ruvB gene encoding Holliday junction branch migration DNA helicase RuvB, producing MENPKPKAKVDLNRKASADAERLVSAGRADDDDAFELKLRPHRLAEFIGQTKAKEQLAIALEAAKSRGEALDHVLLFGPPGLGKTTLATIIANELEVGYQQTSGPALQIQGDLTAILTNLRERQVLFLDEIHRLQPVLEEKLYTALEDYKLDIIIGQGPAARTHVMEIKPFTFVAATTRPGLLSSPLRSRFGILLRLEFYTDDELRFVVTRSAEVLGVPIDQDGAAEIAMRSRGTPRIANRLLRRVRDYAQVRAHGSIDRPTAQAALAMLEVDAHGFDELDRRLLRTIIEKYDGGPVGLNTLAAALAEEQDALEEVYEPFLIQIGFLDRTPRGRVATRLAYEHLGIEMPRKLSLF